From bacterium, one genomic window encodes:
- a CDS encoding XRE family transcriptional regulator, with product MRSLSSSIDKDIGLRIKEVRTDVGITQGDLAKEIGVGSAQIISDIEQGKRALKASELNKLANALFKDPVFFLKIDKSKGKPALLYRGDERCEVGSLGKVGAYFIQKCEQYRHLETLLDKKPASQLYQEEINITHTREDYAWADKLGNQTRKLFQLGARPARVLCSILEQIYNIKIWFKRGMDKSACATITDFGPAILINSEDSPWRRNYDLAHELFHLITWESFIKQADNDPDWHDQLEKLADVFASTLLLPEEEIRSEFASRIRNDSISYLDLINIARDFEVSTSALLWRFVNIGLLKRKDILSALQDRYFKAQDKSERVGDWLQPPDFPDRFVQLAITAHNIGRLAKGQLARYLQTSIPEVEDVVREYGYNLGIINGSDTTSSFRC from the coding sequence ATGCGTAGCTTGAGCAGCAGCATTGATAAAGATATCGGTTTGCGCATTAAGGAAGTCCGGACCGATGTAGGAATAACGCAAGGGGATCTGGCTAAAGAAATAGGAGTTGGCTCTGCTCAGATTATTTCTGATATAGAGCAGGGAAAAAGAGCGTTAAAGGCTAGTGAATTAAATAAATTAGCGAATGCCCTTTTTAAAGATCCTGTTTTCTTTTTAAAAATTGACAAATCTAAAGGTAAACCGGCTCTTTTATACAGGGGCGATGAACGATGTGAGGTGGGTAGCCTTGGTAAAGTCGGGGCATACTTTATTCAGAAGTGTGAACAATATCGTCATCTAGAAACTTTGCTTGATAAAAAACCAGCATCACAGCTCTATCAAGAAGAAATTAATATCACCCATACTAGGGAAGACTATGCTTGGGCGGATAAACTAGGTAACCAAACACGTAAATTGTTTCAATTAGGTGCGCGGCCCGCGCGGGTTCTTTGCAGCATACTCGAGCAAATTTATAATATAAAGATTTGGTTTAAAAGAGGTATGGATAAATCGGCATGTGCAACCATCACAGATTTTGGTCCTGCAATTTTAATAAATAGTGAAGATTCTCCGTGGAGACGTAATTACGATTTAGCACATGAATTATTTCATTTGATCACATGGGAGTCTTTTATTAAACAAGCAGACAACGATCCAGATTGGCATGATCAGCTTGAAAAATTAGCTGATGTCTTCGCCTCGACCTTATTGTTACCTGAGGAAGAGATTAGAAGTGAATTCGCATCTAGAATACGAAATGATAGTATCTCCTATCTCGATTTGATTAATATTGCACGTGATTTTGAGGTTTCGACTTCAGCTTTACTTTGGCGCTTTGTAAATATTGGTCTCCTAAAGCGAAAAGACATCTTGAGCGCCCTCCAAGATAGGTATTTCAAAGCCCAAGATAAATCGGAGCGCGTTGGTGATTGGCTGCAGCCCCCCGATTTTCCTGATAGGTTTGTTCAATTAGCGATCACTGCGCATAATATTGGTAGGCTTGCAAAAGGTCAATTAGCTCGCTATCTCCAAACGTCTATACCAGAGGTTGAAGATGTAGTAAGAGAATACGGTTATAACCTGGGGATTATTAATGGCAGCGATACAACATCTAGCTTTAGATGCTAA
- a CDS encoding Mu-like prophage major head subunit gpT family protein — protein MPFTTASDLSPKMLEGVVRTEFFRAYHELRDTGWQRYTTVVSSGAAEEYYDWLRLLGDVREWIGDRVINQGVAERYSIRNKTWEFGFYLDRSAVEDDQSGQIGLAITAAAQRAAEHQARLVTEVLEAAFTDACYDGEAFFSDSHPLDSGGSFGNYTDALLDTESLRGGFSALMGMLRSDGAPWGNVVSKQNTTLMVPPALYFTALELTQHPHYSAGDPENNPLAGLFDVALNPYLTSETAWYLLQTTEPLKPLVFQRRTELELTAQTDPATGDVVFRNDLYAFGTRQRYNAGYTFPQLAYASDGTES, from the coding sequence ATGCCCTTCACCACCGCCAGCGACCTCTCCCCGAAGATGCTCGAGGGGGTCGTGCGCACCGAATTTTTCCGCGCCTACCACGAGCTCCGGGACACCGGCTGGCAGCGCTACACCACCGTGGTCTCGTCGGGTGCCGCCGAGGAGTACTACGACTGGCTGCGCCTGCTGGGCGACGTGCGGGAGTGGATCGGCGACCGGGTGATCAACCAGGGCGTGGCCGAGCGCTACTCCATCCGCAACAAGACCTGGGAGTTCGGCTTCTACCTGGATCGCTCCGCCGTGGAGGACGACCAGTCGGGCCAGATCGGCCTGGCCATCACCGCCGCGGCCCAGCGCGCCGCCGAGCACCAGGCGCGCCTCGTGACCGAGGTGCTCGAGGCCGCCTTCACCGACGCCTGCTACGACGGCGAGGCCTTCTTCTCCGACTCCCACCCCCTGGACTCGGGCGGCTCCTTCGGCAACTACACCGACGCGCTTCTGGACACGGAGTCGCTGCGGGGCGGCTTCTCGGCGCTGATGGGGATGCTGCGCTCCGACGGCGCCCCCTGGGGGAACGTGGTTTCCAAACAGAACACCACCCTCATGGTCCCGCCGGCGCTCTACTTCACCGCCCTGGAGCTGACCCAGCACCCCCACTACTCCGCGGGTGACCCGGAGAACAACCCCCTGGCCGGACTCTTCGACGTGGCGCTCAACCCCTACCTCACCAGCGAGACCGCCTGGTACCTGTTGCAGACGACCGAGCCCTTGAAGCCGCTCGTCTTCCAGCGGCGCACCGAGCTGGAGCTCACCGCCCAGACCGACCCGGCCACCGGGGACGTGGTCTTCCGCAACGACCTCTACGCCTTCGGCACCCGCCAGCGCTACAACGCCGGCTACACCTTCCCCCAGCTGGCCTACGCCAGCGACGGCACCGAGTCTTAG